The Kribbella amoyensis genomic sequence GCCGTGCTGCGGTCGCTGGAGCGGGAGAAGGACATCTCCTTCGACGTCGTGGTCGAGGCGATCGAGCAGGCGCTGCTGGTCGCGTACCACCGCACCGAGGGCGCGCAGCAGCACGCCCGGGCCGAGCTGGACCGCAAGACCGGTCACGTGACCGTGTACGCCCGCGAGCTGGCCGAGGACGGCACGCTGGCCCGCGAGTACGACGACACGCCCGCCGACTTCGGCCGGATCGCGGCGACCACGGCCAAGCAGGTGATCCTGCAGCGGCTGCGCGACGCCGAGGACGAGGTCCGGTACGGCGAGTTCTCCGGCAAGGAGGGCGACATCGTCTCCGGCGTCATCCAGCAGGGCCGCGACCCGCGGTCGGTGATGGTCGACCTGGGCAAGATCGAGGCCGTGCTGCCGGCGCCCGAGCAGGTACCGGGGGAGAAGTACGAGCACGGCGCCCGGCTGCGGGTGTACGTGGTCGGAGTCCGCAAGGGCTTCAAGGGACCGCAGATCACCGTCTCGCGGACCCACCCGAACCTGGTGAAGAAGCTGTTCGCGCTGGAGGTCCCGGAGATCGCCGACGGGACGGTCGAGATCACCGCGATCGCCCGCGAGGCCGGCCACCGGACCAAGATCGCGGTCCGCACCCTGAACCCGTCGGTGAACGGCAAGGGCGCGTGCATCGGCCCGATGGGGCAGCGGGTGCGCAACATCATGCACGAGCTGCACGGTGAGAAGATCGACATCATCGATCACAGCGACGACCCGGCGACCTTCGTCGGGAATGCGCTGTCCCCGGCGCAGGTTTCATCTGTAGAGGTTGTCGACGCGGCGGCTCGCGCCGCGCGCGTCATCGTCCCCGACTACCAGTTGTCGCTGGCGATCGGCAAAGAAGGGCAGAACGCCCGCCTCGCCGCCCGGCTGACCGGCTGGCGGATCGACATCCGGCCGGATACCGATGTGACTCGTGGGGACGAGAAGGTAGACTGACCTCTCGGTCGGTCGACTGAGTCGCAACCACACCCTGAGGATCACCTGACAGTGACTGCGGAGGCACGCCCCGGCAAGGTCCGGGAGCGTACCTGCATAGGGTGCAGGAAGCGGGACAGTCCGTCCGGCCTGCTGCGGATGACGGTTTCCGGAGGTCTGGTCCTCCCGGATCCCGCGCATCGGGCACCCGGCCGCGGGGCGCACCTGCACCCGGCGACCGCGTGTCTCGACCTCGCAGAGCGGCGCAAGGCGTTCCCGAGGGCCTTCCGGGTCCACGGGGCGCTTGACGTGTCTGCTGTGCGGGCACAGGTCGAGCAGTACGCAACGACAAGTGCGGCCACCCGGCCGCCCGCGACAACCGTCGCGACGACATGAAGGCGGGTCATCGACTCATGACCACTCGATGAGTGTCGAACGATGAGTGCAATGCGATGAGCATGTACGTCAACTAACGGTCCGCGCCCCAGGCTCGGACCAGAGGGAGAGTAGTGGCAAAGGTCCGGGTCTACGAGCTCGCGAAGGAGCTCGGAGTTACCAGCAAGGTCGTCCTGACCAGGCTGAACGACATGGGAGAGTTCGTCCGATCGGCGTCCTCGACGATCGAGGCACCCGTAGTCCGTAGGTTGGCGGAGGAGTTCGAGAAGAACCCGCCGAAGAAGCGCGCGGCCAAGAAGGCCGCCGCCAGCACGTCCGCGGCGCCGCAGGCGACCGCACCGGTCACGCGAGCGGAGACCGCCGCGCCCAAGGCGCCGGCGACCCCCGCCGAGACCGCTCGGCCCGCGGCGAGTGCCGCGCCGGCCGCCGAGGCTCCGGCGGCCCCTGCGCCGAAGGCTCCGGCCACCCCGAGCGACGCCGCGCCGGTTGGTGCGACGGACGCCGCGCCGGCTGGTGCGACGCCCGCTCCGGCGGCGCCGGCCGCCGAGTCGCGGAGCAACACGCCCGAGACCGCTCGCGGTGGTGCCACCGGCACCGGTGCGGCGCGTCCGGGCCCGCGTCCTGGCCCCCGGCCGGGTCCGCGGACCGAGACCCCCACGCCGGGTGGGGCCCGTCCGGGTCCGGCCGGTGGGGGCAGCAGCAGCGGTCAGCCCGCGTTCGAGGCTCCGGCCGCGCGCGCCGAGGCTCCGGCCGAGAAGACCGCGCCGACGCCGGCTCCGGCTCCGGCCAAGCCCGCGACACCGGCTCCCGCTCCGCAGCGTCCGGCGGCCGACGCCGGTCGTCCGGCGCCGCGTCCCGGTGGTCAGGGTGCCGGCCCGCGCCCGGGTGCTCCGCGTCCGGCCGCGCCGGGTGGCGGTGGCCGTCCCGGTGCTCCCCGTCCGGGCGGCGGTCCGCGTCCGGGTGGTCAGGGCGGCGGAGGTGGCCGTCCCGGCGCCCCGCGGCCGGGCAACAACCCGTTCAGTTCCACCCAGGGCATGCAGCGTGGTGGCGGTCGTCCGGGTCCGGGTTCGAACGCTCCGGCGGGTGCGAGCCCGGCCGGGATGCCGCCGCGGCCTCCGCAGGCCCGCAGCGGTGGCGGCGGTTCGGACCGCCCGCGCTCCGGCGGTGTGCCGGGCGCCCCGCGGCCGAACCCGGCGATGATGCCGAAGTCCTCGGCCGGAACGTTCACCGGTCGCCCGTCCGCTCCGGCGGGTGGCGGCGGCCGCGGCCGTCCGGGCGGTGGCCCGGGTGGTCCCGGTGGCGGTCCGCGCGGTGGTGGCGGTGGCGGCGGCTTCCGTCCCGGTGGCGGCGGCCCGAGCGGCCCGCCCGGTGGTGGCGGCGGTCGTCCGGGTCCGGGCAACCGCGGTCGCGGTGGGACCCAGGGTGCCTTCGGGCGTCCGGGTGGTCCGGCCCGGCGGGGTCGCAAGTCGAAGCGGGCCAAGCGCCAGGAATTCGACAACATGCAGGCTCCGGCCGTCGGTGGCGTGCGCGTCAAGCACGGCAACGGCGAGGTCGTGAAGCTGGCCCGCGGTGCGTCCCTGACGGACTTCGCCGAGAAGGTCGGCGCGGATCCGGCGTCGCTGGTGCAGGTGCTGTTCCACCTCGGCGAGATGGTGACCGCGACCCAGTCGGTCAACGAGGAGACCCTGCAGCTGCTCGGCACCGAGCTGGAGTACGACGTCCAGATCGTGTCCCCGGAGGACGAGGACCGCGAGCTGCTCGAGTCGTTCGACATCGACTTCGGGTCCGACGAGGGCGACGACTCCGACCTGGTCCAGCGGCCGCCGGTGGTGACCGTGATGGGTCACGTCGACCACGGTAAGACCAAGCTGCTGGACGCGGTCCGGCACGCGAACGTGGTCGCCAAGGAAGCCGGTGGCATCACCCAGCACATCGGTGCGTACCAGGTGACGACCGAGGTGGACGGCGCCGAGCGCGCCATCACCTTCGTCGACACCCCGGGTCACGAGGCGTTCACCGCCATGCGTGCCCGTGGTGCGCAGGCCACCGACATCGTCATCCTGGTGGTCGCGGCCGACGACGGCGTGATGCCGCAGACGATCGAGGCGCTGAACCACGCCCGGGCGGCGAACGTCCCGATCGTGGTCGCGGTGAACAAGATCGACGTCCCGAACGCGGACCCGAGCAAGGTGCGCGGTCAGCTGACCGAGTACGGCCTGGTGCCCGAGGAGTACGGCGGCGATACGATGTTCGTCGACGTCTCGGCGAAGTCGCGGATCAACATCGACGGTCTGCTCGAGAGCGTCGTGCTGACCGCGGACGCGGCGCTGGACCTGCGGGCCAACCCGAACATGCCGGCCCAGGGTCTGGCGATCGAGGCGCACCTCGACAAGGGCCGTGGTCCGGTGGCGACCGTGCTGGTGCAGCGCGGCACGCTGAAGGTCGGCGACTCGATGGTGGCGGGTCCGGCGCACGGCCGGGTCCGGGCCATGCTCGACGAGTACGGCAACAAC encodes the following:
- the nusA gene encoding transcription termination factor NusA, which gives rise to MDIDMAVLRSLEREKDISFDVVVEAIEQALLVAYHRTEGAQQHARAELDRKTGHVTVYARELAEDGTLAREYDDTPADFGRIAATTAKQVILQRLRDAEDEVRYGEFSGKEGDIVSGVIQQGRDPRSVMVDLGKIEAVLPAPEQVPGEKYEHGARLRVYVVGVRKGFKGPQITVSRTHPNLVKKLFALEVPEIADGTVEITAIAREAGHRTKIAVRTLNPSVNGKGACIGPMGQRVRNIMHELHGEKIDIIDHSDDPATFVGNALSPAQVSSVEVVDAAARAARVIVPDYQLSLAIGKEGQNARLAARLTGWRIDIRPDTDVTRGDEKVD
- a CDS encoding YlxR family protein encodes the protein MTAEARPGKVRERTCIGCRKRDSPSGLLRMTVSGGLVLPDPAHRAPGRGAHLHPATACLDLAERRKAFPRAFRVHGALDVSAVRAQVEQYATTSAATRPPATTVATT
- the infB gene encoding translation initiation factor IF-2, with the translated sequence MAKVRVYELAKELGVTSKVVLTRLNDMGEFVRSASSTIEAPVVRRLAEEFEKNPPKKRAAKKAAASTSAAPQATAPVTRAETAAPKAPATPAETARPAASAAPAAEAPAAPAPKAPATPSDAAPVGATDAAPAGATPAPAAPAAESRSNTPETARGGATGTGAARPGPRPGPRPGPRTETPTPGGARPGPAGGGSSSGQPAFEAPAARAEAPAEKTAPTPAPAPAKPATPAPAPQRPAADAGRPAPRPGGQGAGPRPGAPRPAAPGGGGRPGAPRPGGGPRPGGQGGGGGRPGAPRPGNNPFSSTQGMQRGGGRPGPGSNAPAGASPAGMPPRPPQARSGGGGSDRPRSGGVPGAPRPNPAMMPKSSAGTFTGRPSAPAGGGGRGRPGGGPGGPGGGPRGGGGGGGFRPGGGGPSGPPGGGGGRPGPGNRGRGGTQGAFGRPGGPARRGRKSKRAKRQEFDNMQAPAVGGVRVKHGNGEVVKLARGASLTDFAEKVGADPASLVQVLFHLGEMVTATQSVNEETLQLLGTELEYDVQIVSPEDEDRELLESFDIDFGSDEGDDSDLVQRPPVVTVMGHVDHGKTKLLDAVRHANVVAKEAGGITQHIGAYQVTTEVDGAERAITFVDTPGHEAFTAMRARGAQATDIVILVVAADDGVMPQTIEALNHARAANVPIVVAVNKIDVPNADPSKVRGQLTEYGLVPEEYGGDTMFVDVSAKSRINIDGLLESVVLTADAALDLRANPNMPAQGLAIEAHLDKGRGPVATVLVQRGTLKVGDSMVAGPAHGRVRAMLDEYGNNVEEATPSRPVLVLGLTAVPGAGDKFLVVDDDRMARQIAEKREARARAAANAKRRARRTLEDFMASMEKGETQELLLILKGDVSGSVEALEDALVRIEVGDEVNLRIIDRGVGAINENDVNLAIASNAVIIGFNVRPAGKAGDLAEREGVDVRYYSVIYSAIDDIEAALKGMLKPIYEEAVLGQAEIREIFRSSKVGNIAGCWVTSGLLRRNAKVRLIRDGAVVVDNTELSSLKRFKDDASEVREGFECGLTINNFNDIKIGDVVEAFELREKPRS